In Rhododendron vialii isolate Sample 1 chromosome 9a, ASM3025357v1, the following are encoded in one genomic region:
- the LOC131299815 gene encoding F-box protein CPR1-like gives MGRNPVEASGEIPPAIQTVCKTWFALIQNPHFVDLHYHHRNRITRNNDSILVVRSITTADPQQQRSSIYDDNSEVVLSFYSSEAPTTTASSTNPVRLPSDLFGPGLTLQGVVQVFGPCNGIVCLTNNVNIVLCNPATREFKAVPVPPFSYPRGLKSLTEGVGFGYDSQDDNYKIVRIIELFNDDEDVYVYDSQRVQVFDSSSDSWRHVDASVPLCVTHFPCFEMFFNGSFHFYGCPEDHDPVTESILAFDIHQEVFRQIPFPVVCSNYSLSVLHDLLALIVYEPQQVETQYDIWVMPEYGVKESWTRMYMIGPLVGIHGPLTFWKDDELLMESSTGQLVSCDLNTQEIKELPIHGIPSSLHGIPSLLQGHFCFMIFAFITRDLFDKLYFVSVSRNIDSKMVK, from the exons ATGGGTAGAAATCCTGTCGAGGCTTCCGGCGAAATCCCTCCTGCGATTCAAACCGTCTGCAAAACCTGGTTCGCTCTAATTCAAAACCCCCATTTCGTTGATTTGCATTATCATCACCGTAATCGCATTACCAGAAACAATGATTCTATCCTTGTCGTCCGATCCATCACAACCGCAGACCCCCAACAGCAGCGCAGTAGTATTTACGATGATAATAGTGAAGTTGTGTTATCCTTTTACTCTTCCGAAGCCCCGACGACAACTGCATCATCGACAAACCCCGTTCGATTGCCATCTGATCTTTTCGGCCCTGGCTTGACCCTTCAGGGTGTTGTGCAAGTGTTCGGCCCTTGCAATGGCATAGTTTGCTTAACCAATAACGTAAACATTGTTTTATGTAACCCTGCCACCAGAGAATTCAAGGCGGTCCCTGTCCCGCCCTTTTCGTACCCGCGAGGGCTCAAGTCCCTGACTGAGGGAGTTGGATTCGGATACGACTCGCAAGACGATAACTACAAGATAGTCAGGATCATTGAGCTTTTCAACGACGACGAAGATGTTTATGTTTACGATTCTCAAAGGGTCCAAGTATTCGACTCGAGTAGTGATTCTTGGAGACATGTTGACGCCAGTGTCCCACTTTGTGTGACGCATTTTCCTTGCTTTGAAATGTTCTTCAATGGGTCTTTTCACTTTTACGGATGTCCTGAAGATCATGACCCGGTTACTGAATCCATCTTAGCGTTCGATATTCATCAGGAGGTGTTCCGACAGATTCCATTCCCAGTTGTTTGTTCCAACTATAGTCTTTCAGTCTTGCATGATTTGCTTGCCCTGATAGTTTATGAACCTCAACAGGTGGAGACACAGTATGACATTTGGGTGATGCCTGAGTATGGGGTTAAGGAGTCTTGGACTCGTATGTATATGATCGGACCACTAGTAGGAATCCACGGGCCATTGACATTTTGGAAGGATGATGAGTTGCTCATGGAAAGTAGCACTGGGCAGCTGGTGTCATGtgacctcaatacccaagaaattaAGGAACTTCCAATCCATGGAATTCCAAGTTCGTTACATGGAATTCCAAGTTTGTTACAG GgtcatttttgttttatgatttttgcttttattaCTAGAGATTTGTTTGACAAACTGTATTTTGTATCTGTTTCCAGGAAT ATTGactccaaaatggtaaaataa